Genomic segment of Populus trichocarpa isolate Nisqually-1 chromosome 12, P.trichocarpa_v4.1, whole genome shotgun sequence:
aaaagagcctatAAATATAGCAtgcatcaaataaaaagaaagcataaagaaaaatagCCAGAAgaacacacataaaaaaaaaaaaaagttgagaaatCAGATCCTAAATCACAATCTttaggttttaatattttttcttaataacaaATATACGTATACTAGtttaaacaaattttaacaataacataataagtatctttatcataaaaaataaattatattgaaacTTACTTTATATACAATGTTTTAGAgtaatttttatctttcttttttttagaataatgagctcttaattaaaaaaatttaaaaaatttctaagatataaaattctcaattaCCCGAAATTAAATAGCGACAATGTTCCTAAATTTTATCCCATATCAATTCTAATATTAGATTACCAAGATATAAgtatttacaatatatatatatatatatatatatatatatatatatatatatatatatatatatatatattgctctTAACCCATGACAATGGCAATCTCATTATGTGTTTTAACAATAATAGCATAATAATTACTATAGACTCTTCCAACAAGATTAtggtgattttatttatttgttacttCATGAAGGCTTTTAtaggtttattttaattaattaattatgatactTTAATTTTTACCTCTCTCTTCAATTTCTTATGGAACTGTACATGACATTTTAAATACagtatttatttttagcttttacatatatttgatataatccaaaagattttaagagttgtacttaatatatatatatatatatatatatatatatatatatatatatatatatatataaaagattagaTGATTTTACCTTTATGTCACTTCAAGCATCTTTCTTGCCAATTGCAAATAGTAGTAGGCATCAACAATTTGGGCATGTAAgattatttacataaatttattaatatgtgATAATGTGCGGCGctataattaatgaaatagtGGTGATTAAGgtattgttatatttttgtaaaaataagaatataaatttaatatttaaaaaatatatttattaaaagaaacagacacataaattttaaatgaaattaattttattttttaaaagaatataaggATGctcgagtaaaaaaaaaaaattaaggcattctaagaaattaaaattaataaaaattttaaagtttaacAACCAAATTAAATTGGATGCCTAATGAGTGGGAAATAGAAACCAACCTCAGTGAACGGAGGTCAGATGCAAATGATGATTACGGGCACATCAGAATCTCATCCTGATTTAACCCATTGATTCCGGGCACATCAATGTTActgttatattttgaatatgtgTTGTAAACAAGGTAacgattatttttatttttatttttgaaaaatatattaaaataatatatattttttttatttttaaaaattattttttatattaacacattcaaataataataaaataattttaaataaaaatttaaatttttaaaaaccatgatTTCAATATTCTCTCCAAAATTACAGAAAGTAAACACGTGAAAATAATCATTACAAACAAGTCCAAACGATCCGTGACCCAATGGGGAAACGGCCAGCATCAGCTGACGAATGTTTCCTTCATGTGACGAAAACGACACTTCACCTCTCCGTATTTTGGTCCGCAGGACAGCACCACCACCAAATTAACATTGTCTTCGCTCAACATTTTAAGCGTAATCTCTCCATCTACTCTCTTTgcaaattcttaaattaatcatatctttgaaaaattaagaaattaagacAAAATTCAAGCTTGAAATAACAAATGAATGTGATTTTTACCATTggttattttctcaatttatgatatatatatatatatatatattaacgtgggtgttcagggcagcttgcgtgtatctcaactaatttcatGAGTCATgaaattaacgactatataagccTCTAGTGATCCTGAAAAGACTCAAATTCAtgatcattgaaaaataaacctaaaatctAATCAGTTAAGTTATTCAAGTTATTtcgattaatatatattactagtagaatattaatatttttttttattaacgtggttgTTCGGGTTAGATTATGCGCACATCGATTAATTCTACAAAtcttaaagttaataataatataaaatttcagcGATTCTAGATTTATAAAATccaaactattaaaaatattaataattcttCATCGTtctattatgaaaaaattaattttgtttaattaaactaatatcTGATCACAGGTAAACACCAAACAGAAGACAAGAAAATAAGCTCCAACTCCAACGCACATTGGATACGAGGCATGAGGCACCCCACATTGGATATTTTCTCTTcgatttttcattattttattacataACGTTAACGTGTAAAGGTTTTTGGCATTCTTCGTAATTTTCATTTCTATAAATAACTACACTCTCCCTCACTCACTGTCTGTACTCTTCAGTCTGACTACTCTTTCTCTCTGTACTCACTTTCTTCAAGATGAGAGCTAAGGCATTGCCATTCTTGATATTCTGTCTCAGTATTGTTCAGTGTATCTCCCATGCAGCAGAATCCAATGGAGCCTCGGAGAAGCCTGAGACCGTTAGTTTTGAAACAGCAGGAGGGCTGAGACACAGCTTCCCTAAGGGGTTTGTCTTTGGAACTGCTACTTCTGCTTATCAAGTTGAAGGCATGGCTGAGAAGGATGGTCGCGGGCCTAGCATTTGGGATGAATTTGTTAAAATTCCTGGTAATAAtactaaacatatataattgataTATAGTGCTTGCTTTGCTTGCcttgttaacaaaaaaataaataaatttgatagtAATGTTTTTGTTGCCTTTAGGACAACAGctagtaaaaattaaaacttgaggTTTTAGATTAATATCTTTAATGATATGAAATGTGATGTTATGAACAGGGATCGTTGCCAATAATGCCACAGGGGAAGTGGCAGTGGACCAGTATCACCACTACAAGGTAGGTCCTGTCTTGtccttccctttcttttattCGTATGgtaatgtttatttatgttgtaaCTGTACTGATGCGTTTTAATCATGTCTGCAATAAGACATCCACCAAAAATGGGGTGCCATGACAATGTGGTCATCATTAATGATAACCCTTTGAGCAGGCTAGAGGCTTCATGATCTTTCTGATTACTGATTTGCATGACAGTTCACTGATCTATTGAGTTATTCTTCGTCGTTCTACAGATGAATAAATGGGATTTTGACTGATCTGTTGAGTTATTTTCTGTCGTTCAATAGTTGAATCAAAGGGAACAATTCCTGTGTTTAAACTTTCATTgtagttttaatttcagcagtTTTGAACACTGCATCGTTAAGAATGAGGGGAAATGCCTACAAATATGAACATCTACCGTACTGTTGTTACTAAACCTTACTCTTgatgttttatattaatataactaGTCATTTATGCAGATCATTAACATTATAATATCCATTCTTGATTTTATGCAAGTTATATCAAGTTCTTGTCATTCAGGAACAAAAATGGTAAGTTTAAACTCTTCTTCTGATGTTGCAGGAAGATGTAGATATCATGAAAATGTTGAACTTCGATGCATACCGGTTCTCGATTTCATGGTCCAGAATTTTCCCTGGTAGTTGATTCAGATGCAGTTTCTGTTAAATTTGAACTCTTCTTAAAAATTTGTGTCACTGGATCAGCCTAAACTTCTTTGACTTCTTTGATGTAGATGGAACTGGAAAAGTGAATTGGTTGGGAGTTGCATACTACAATAGGTTGATCAACTACATGATCGAAAAAGGTTTGCTTTTCTATGAAATTTGAACTAGATACATGTTGATTGCCAACTAATCACTACACATTTATCAAGAGATGGGGATATAATTGATGTCCATGAATATTTTGCAGGCATTACTCCATATGCGAATCTTTATCACTATGATCTTCCCCTAGCACTAGAGAAGAAGTATAAAGGATTGCTGAGTTACCAAGTAGTGTAAGCATAGTAATAAGAACTGATTTTTCCCCATGTATAGTTTTTaccttatattttgtattttggatGACTGGCATGATTTTTCTCAAGAATATTATTCTGGGGATTATGTTTCTGAGCAATCATCTTTAAATGGATTGAAATTTGATAAATGCTTCAAACTCCGCAGGAAAGACTTTGCCGATTATGCAGACTTCTGTTTCAAGACCTTTGGAGACCGAGTGAAGAATTGGATGACATTCAATGAACCCAGAGTGGTAGCTGCACTTGGATATGATAATGGATTATTTGCTCCTGGCAGGTGTTCCAAAGCATTCGGGAACTGTACAGCCGGCGACTCTGCAACAGAGCCTTATATTGTTgctcatcatttgattttatctcATGCAGCCGCAGTTCAGAGATACCGCGAGAAGTATCAAGTTAGCATCTGTTCTTCTGTTTTTGAACTGGATGCAATTCATATATTCAATGGAGAAGAATGTTATATACCTTATTCTTTTTCATTCTACATTGcaggaaaaacaaaagggaaggaTTGGGATTCTCTTGGATTTTGTTTATTACGAACCTCTTACCAGCTCAAAAGCTGACAACTTGGCAGCTCAAAGAGCAAGAGACTTTCACATTGGATGGTAAAAATATACCCAGCACATGCATTATCTCATGAATCACTTGTTTTCCATTCGTAGTTTCAACTCCAATGATGCCTAAGCCACCTGCACTTATAAATTCTCCATTCTCAATCTTCACTCTAGTTTGCCTTTTTATATCAATGTCATTGAACATGTTTTCGCCCGGTTTCATGTTAGTGCTACAAGAACTATCAATGAGCCATTGTACATTCTTGTCTCCGTTGCTACTTTGACAAGTATAAAACATGCTTCCATACCTTCTCTATCTTTGATAATATTTCCTTGTGGAATGTTCCTCATACTATAATCTTTAGCTAAGTGACCAAACCCCTTACAATTGAAACATTGTGTCTCCCCTTTATACCAACAATTTTTAGGCACATGGCCTAGTCTATTATAAGAATGAAACCTTCTGACACTTCTATCATCACCATAGTTGCTTCCAAAATTACTTCTTCCTCTTTCCCTTTGATTTCTACCTCTTCCTCTACTATATCCTCCACCCATAAAGGATTTTGTGTACCAACAGTGCTTTGATTGAAAAGTAATCTCTACTGACTTTTCACTTCTCTTCACTAATCTCTTCTCATAATGAACCCTTTAACTTTGGAACGCCCAGCATAAACAagtcttttgtttcttctataGCAGCCACAATAGGATCAAACTTCTCTGGAAGGCTAAACAACACTTTCTCTGCAACTCTTCTATCACTTATCTCACCACCACAACTTTTCATCTGAATACATGGAGAGAACACCACAATACTAActctttctcttcttaattAGGAGAAACAAAAGTGAAAGGAGTTATCAAAAACTAAGGAGAAAgtctctatttatatttatagtagAGGGCTTCTttacatattaataaaaaaaccagctAGAAAGACTAACTTTACTGCGGCCATTTTTTGACTTGGCTGCTCCTCCATTTTCAGCATTTCCCCCTGTGATTGCAGCCATTTTTGACACCTCTATATTCAGCTTTTCCAGCCACCTACTCTGCAAGAGTTAAAGAAAGATGGCTGCaacgtttttcttttctaagtaATTGAATATTCCAGTGTGAAATGTGAGTTTACAGCTCACAATGATGAGCTGAAATTTGGAAACCATAGCAGCATGCTGCATGCTACTTTGCagataatataaatttgatgCATTTAACTGACACATTTTATGAACTTGCATCTTAGTGTCAGCTAtctgaaatttatttaaaacaattagatTGTTGGTGAAATAGATATGTCTAAAGAGTGTGCcttgaaaagaatatgaaaGTATGGTCTAAAACTTTGGATATAAACAATTTTCATAATAATgagacaaataaaatatttcaagggCATTCCAGTTGAATCACACTTCCATATGATACAATCAACTAACCTTACGATATAATTTAGACATCTTCATAGCTTTCAAAAACTCATATCACGTGGCTTTTGCTTCGTGTAGGTTTATCCATCCTATTGTGTATGGTGAATATccaaaaacaatgcaaaataTTGTCGGGAATAGACTACCCCAGTTTACAAAAGAAGAAGTTAAGATGGTGAAGGGCTCAATGGATTTTGTGGGCATCAACCAATATACAACTTTCTACATGTATGATCCTCATCAGCCTAAACCAAAGTACTTGGGCTACCAGCAAGATTGGAATGTTGGATTTGCTTGTAAGAAACTCCTGGATTCATTTCCCCCTCGAATAAATGAAGCTTCAAACTTCATTTACTCCTTCAGTCACTAAATTGCAGTGTCTTGTGAATTTTGCAGATAAGAAGAATGGAGTGCCAATTGGTCCAAGAGTAAGTTTTTCACCTGTGTGTTAATAATGCATGAGCTatggatttgattttatttcatatgaatAATTGGATATTTGCAGGCAAATTCTAATTGGCTTTACAATGTACCATGGGGTATGTACAAGGCTGTGATGTACATAAAAGAGCGCTATGGAAACCCTACAATTATACTATCTGAAAATGGTATGAGCTACCTctatatgtctttttttttcttagttaaattattactttttgTGGGCTTGTTTTTATACtctgttaatatatatatatatacacacacatatatattcaGGGATGGATGATCCTGGTAATTTCACGCGTTCGAAAGCATTGCACGACACCACTAGAGTTGGCTACTTTAAGGCCTATTTGACTCAGCTGAAGAAGGCAGCTGATGAAGGAGCCAATTTAGCTGGTTACTTTGCATGGTCATTGCTTGACAACTTTGAATGGAGGTCAGGCTACACTTCAAGGTTCGGCATAGTATATGTTGATTACACCAACCTAAAGAGGTACCCCAAAATGTCTGCCTATTGGTTCAAGAAACTACTGGAGCGGAACAAACACTAAACATAGCAGCCAGGCTTTCCTTTCGATTTAGTTGTCtggaaattaatattattacagtAAAGCTATCAAGAACATTGTGTTTGGGCTCTTTCACTGCTTGAGTTTGTTCAGTGGCGCTAATAATAATTTACTGATCTGCAACCCTAATGAAACAGCTTAACCGatcaagaacataaaaattgCAGAGAAATTAAGTACACAAGCATGGCCTTATATATGTCCTAGTTTGTGAAATTTAGTTGACTATTTTTCTGAATGAACTGCGTTAACTTTGAATGATAATGCAAAATTAAATCTCGTATCTCCATAAGCAACCAGGATATCGATCTCAGTCTCAGCTCTCATTAGCCAGGCTCAGAAACTGCAAATTGCCATGCAGACATGCAGTCCTCGTCTTTGGTGGACAACAATAGCGCAACTTCTACTGACCTTGCTACCTCACAGTTTGATCTCAAATCCACATCTTAATACCAATTTCTCAGTGGCCTATTTCAGAATTTCGATGAAAGGTTCCTAATAGTTACGCAAAAATGGGCAATGAATTATAACCACGGAGATGGAAAGGTTACACAcgagaaaagaaattcaaaatagtATTCTTCATGTTCTTTAAGCTCCTGTACTTGCTTCTCTTCTCCTttccatttttatctttttcgtTAGGACTCTTTTTAGGCTTAGAATTCACACTTTCTTGGGACTCCTTACTGACATACAagttgttttgagttttttaccTTGGTTACCGCTGAAGCTTGTTCACCCTGGCCTAAGCGAActttgttctcttttcttttcttggaagGACTTTTATATATCATGAACCTTTGACTGAACGTCATCAGGTGTAAACCATGGTGTATTCATCTTTTCCGAGTCAATCACAACTGAGATTTGTTCAGTGCTGCTATCTTTCTGATCCAAGTAGATTTCTTCGACTTGTCGAATCCTGAATGGGTTCTGAGGTATCTTCAGTGGAACATCATTGGGAACCACTGCTGTTTCTGTACTTTAAACATTAGGTGACAAACTTAGTTTCTGAAGGGCTAGAGCTTTGCTGATATACATCCTTTCAGTTGAAAGTGGCTCCAGCTTCATTAACACACCTAGTACAGTAAACGCATGCACGGTAAAGTTATGCAACTTCTAGATATCTGTATCAGTAAAGATGAAGTGGGGTTAAAAAAACTTGCCTGAACTATCTTCTCCAGTTTTGTAGGAAAGAAAAGCCATTGAGAAGTCATTTGGTCTGGATATAATACCGGGGTTGAGAAGGATTTTGAACGACAATAGGGTCTGGAAGATGTCCAGGACTTGGAAAACAAGCGAAGGCCTCCATGGTTCTTGAATCCAAGTTCCTTTGAGCAATTGCAGTTTCTACTGAAGGAGGAATTTCTCTGGAGTCATTTGCAAtcagtcaaaggaaaaaaagctGCACACAAGGCACAAGCAAACTACATATGCAGGCTTATACTGTTAGATTAGCATTGCTAATGTTAAACACCACCAACATGAAGTTATGCAACCAGCATCCAGAACTCTTCAAGTGTTCAtgccagattttttttaaaaaaaaacatcactatGAATTTACTACAGTATCTGTGCCATGACTCAAAATTCTTGGGTGTCAAAGGCCACAGTTCACTATGCTTGACATAGTGGTGCATGCTAAAAAAGGAGCTATCTTAATAGAACTTTCAGAAATAGTATTAGCTCAATTAAAGTAGGATGCAGTCCATGAAAATCCGGCTTTCCTTCCAAATATTCCAATAGATTCTGAGGGAGAGGTTTCATGTGTTCAGCTGGCTTTGTGATAGAATCATATCTGCATCAAatgcaaacaaataaaaacaataaacgGTCACTATGTACCTGcggaaagataaaagaaaagcagGGGATGAATCAAACTGTAATAACTTAGGTTTGAAGACAATGAGGATGAGGAAATAAATCATTTGGAAAAGCTGTATTTTACATTTGAATAGAAATAAAGTTGGAGGTTGTttataaataaagtaattaatattttaattttctagaaaattagagtacgaaaaaaaaaactaaaattttctaTTCAAATGCAATATCTTTTTCGGTGtagttttcaaatttatactgggtttgaaaaacatattttataggTTCTTTACagtgttttaatataaattttccaCTATctttcaaatgaagaaaaatcacatgagcaatatatattttttcttttatacacAAGCACTTTTTAGCAATATaagagattaaaattattttttatatttttgtaattggttaatatcataaatttattttttattataatctaatgtaaagattttttttggttaataatataattttttatgataatttttaatttgatcgaaataaaattaatattctataatTACATTgtaatgaatataaaatatcaagataATGAGtattattatggtttttttttttataagaaatagttataattttgatgtatttttattttttcagtgaaaagaaatttgtttttattttcaacaaattcatacatttttcatttttttaatggaatgtGAGGTTATATTTGCATTAATGAAATCATGCAATTAGAAAATGAGTTATCAAAATAAACCCATTAATTTCTGATCTGTAATAAATTGTTGTTACTtcgattttttaatataaaatattcagTATATTATGTGAGttgacaacatatttttttatatcaatcaatATTTTCTTGAGCTTTGTCATTCTTTTTCAACATGTCCTTggctagagaaaaaaaaaattaaaagttaatatttattatcaaaacattatcaaatataataatttcatttttaaattatagtatcATTTAccgataaaatattatttcattatttttctcgGTATTCActaatagaaaattttaatttataggtTCATGTTTGTAATAACTTGtcaataattaaattctaatggGAAtctaattcttaaaaataatacaaagtaattaaattaaagaataacCCATCTGATttataacactaaaaaaaaattaatgttaaaacttGTATCTTTAAATACTAATCTACTTATTTTTTCACTATTCTCTTTTTGGTTAAGagtaaataagataaaaataatgagagtaatatatgaaataaaatgaattgaatattATGATAGAACATATGTTTTAAACATGtgaattctcaatttatttatcaattaaattcaaatttaacactataattaaatttaattataatagaaaattgttccaaacaatttatataaaaaaattacaagatggAGGACGaatcctaatattaaaaaataaaagataaattattattattattattattattattattattattagccaataagaaaaataaaaataaatttgcaaactAGATGACTCATCTTGTGatacaatgaaagaaaaagttcagcatataatttgattatcgtttttgtttaggttttaatctatttattcgattaattttgtaatttggaCCGTACAATGCTAGTCTGCATCAAGAGTTTGCATCCCTCTATCATGATCGTTTTCTAACTCCTCTCATATTGGCTAGTGGGCCATAAACTGGAGTCAGCTCAGGTGGCTTTGCTAATATGGAGATTCAGATGGAGAGGAGGAAGATCCCAAGTTTGGAAGATATTCATTTCCATGTTGCTCCGAGACTAGACTTTGGTCAACACCGCCCCGGCATCGCTCTTTTATTAAACAAGGGCGACGTCGTATATTCAAGGGTGGTCTAGGAGGAGGCCGGCAATCTTCAGGTCGATGTCCGGGCACATTGCATTTATTAAGATCTCCTGGTCTAACATATCGAATAGCCTCAACATGAACCACACAAATGATCAAAGCCACGCACATGAACCATGAGATCATGTTAGAAAGCTTCAtggcttgtttctttttttttatgtttaatggtGGGAAATTGAAGATTTTATAGGGTTTTATATGTGTTCTTCAGTGGAGATAATTAAGGTcattaattaaatgaataaaggatttttcttatcattaatATTGTATACGTTTAATAATCAGAAACAGCTAGGTTTATAAAGAAAGAGGCTTCGAAGTCGTTTTTTCTTGAGAGAAAAACTGCTATACCAGAAGCCAAATTTCTAAACGGATGAAGATGGCACAGTTTCCATGGTGATCAAGTTTTTGTAGATTTTAAAATTCGTTGTCATGAAACAAAGCTTCCTTTCTCCTGGAATGGTCTACGTATGAACACAGTTTCTTGCCTCATAAAATACTTGGCTAAGAGTATATATGTGCTGGAAGGAACTAGATGTACAACCTCTACTGAATTAACCTTTTTGATGCCTAGAGGTAAGGTTTAAAGAACCACGGTGCAGAAAATGATCAAGAAATTGCTTAATTTGAAGTGGGAATCATTGTATCAAATAACTTTTAAGTTATTTGTAGAATTCTTTCGTTCTTGATGAGTATTCTGACGTACAAAATTGAATTTCccactctatatatatatatatatatgatgcatTTTGCGTTCACATTATTTTTTCCTATGTGCATGAGATTGTTTTGGCAAAATTATCGTTGTATACAGAATAAATTTTCAGTAAGTCTAAGTTTTCCCATGCTTTGCCGGATTCTACGAGTACTTTAGGCCATTGAGATTGCTTTACACATCGAAGAAAGCATTTCATGGGGCTGGTCTTAGATACAGGGGAATGTAGGTTGTTTGATTAGGTTCTGAATCCCAGACTGAGAATGCACTCGTACACTTCATCCATTTCTTTGTCATACCAGGGAAATGGCGATCGATCACATCTTTAAGGGTCTCTGTCTTGTTAACCCATTCCAGGCCTTTCTCTGTGTAGGTTCGAGAGTTGAAATTGGTGGTGAAGAAACGATCAGCTTCTAGCCTCCTGATATTATCTTATATCAATTAGAGAAAGAACTGAAAGGTGGAGATCATTCTATCTTGAAATGTGAGATGGGGTAGAGCATACCTCGAGGCAATAagtaaaaagatgaagaaagcaGTCTCGCTTATCGCAAagcctttgattttcttttctgcaT
This window contains:
- the LOC18103692 gene encoding beta-glucosidase 44 isoform X1; the protein is MRAKALPFLIFCLSIVQCISHAAESNGASEKPETVSFETAGGLRHSFPKGFVFGTATSAYQVEGMAEKDGRGPSIWDEFVKIPGIVANNATGEVAVDQYHHYKEDVDIMKMLNFDAYRFSISWSRIFPDGTGKVNWLGVAYYNRLINYMIEKGITPYANLYHYDLPLALEKKYKGLLSYQVVKDFADYADFCFKTFGDRVKNWMTFNEPRVVAALGYDNGLFAPGRCSKAFGNCTAGDSATEPYIVAHHLILSHAAAVQRYREKYQEKQKGRIGILLDFVYYEPLTSSKADNLAAQRARDFHIGWFIHPIVYGEYPKTMQNIVGNRLPQFTKEEVKMVKGSMDFVGINQYTTFYMYDPHQPKPKYLGYQQDWNVGFAYKKNGVPIGPRANSNWLYNVPWGMYKAVMYIKERYGNPTIILSENGMDDPGNFTRSKALHDTTRVGYFKAYLTQLKKAADEGANLAGYFAWSLLDNFEWRSGYTSRFGIVYVDYTNLKRYPKMSAYWFKKLLERNKH
- the LOC18103692 gene encoding beta-glucosidase 44 isoform X2; its protein translation is MKMLNFDAYRFSISWSRIFPDGTGKVNWLGVAYYNRLINYMIEKGITPYANLYHYDLPLALEKKYKGLLSYQVVKDFADYADFCFKTFGDRVKNWMTFNEPRVVAALGYDNGLFAPGRCSKAFGNCTAGDSATEPYIVAHHLILSHAAAVQRYREKYQEKQKGRIGILLDFVYYEPLTSSKADNLAAQRARDFHIGWFIHPIVYGEYPKTMQNIVGNRLPQFTKEEVKMVKGSMDFVGINQYTTFYMYDPHQPKPKYLGYQQDWNVGFAYKKNGVPIGPRANSNWLYNVPWGMYKAVMYIKERYGNPTIILSENGMDDPGNFTRSKALHDTTRVGYFKAYLTQLKKAADEGANLAGYFAWSLLDNFEWRSGYTSRFGIVYVDYTNLKRYPKMSAYWFKKLLERNKH